The Halalkalibacter krulwichiae genome has a segment encoding these proteins:
- a CDS encoding solute carrier family 23 protein has translation MAIYKRKDGEEQPYWKLGPFQIRLPFVHFRLETPELIQGFVLFSIGLAVIPLLQNYVGFSYEAALAVAIIYLITMLMGPVMGVPLVPGFITAAIPLVIIFLGNFEPGPEAIKALVALQLSVAFIFLILGITGLGRIIVTKLPNSLKAGILIGAGIAAIHGEIVEGGRLANTPISLIVGTLVCFYVMFSKSFQNLYKKNKIARIIGNFGIMPAIIVAIVIGWTTREYPAPTVEWGFVVPNLAELWSFTPFVVGFPSLSIVLMAIPTALLAYIIAYGDIVVGSSLFKKASEYRKDEKVDLSLSNMHTLTFIRNFIHALFAPHPGLAGPIFTAGTASVMERYKYGRNAMDSIYSGTASLILAMLFANILLPLVSLFQPVLPIALSLTLLITGYLCISIGIEQLKNNTERGVAGVMAIVLFAYGATYGLVIGIILYWIIQKTRLFGREDETAETKELEKIS, from the coding sequence ATGGCAATCTATAAACGTAAAGACGGTGAAGAACAGCCTTATTGGAAGTTAGGGCCTTTTCAAATAAGGCTCCCTTTTGTCCACTTTCGGTTAGAAACACCAGAATTAATTCAGGGGTTTGTATTGTTTTCAATTGGGTTAGCTGTTATTCCATTATTGCAAAACTATGTAGGATTCTCCTATGAAGCAGCTTTAGCAGTCGCAATCATATACCTTATTACAATGCTGATGGGGCCGGTGATGGGTGTACCTTTAGTGCCTGGCTTTATTACCGCAGCAATTCCTTTGGTAATTATCTTTCTAGGTAACTTTGAACCGGGTCCTGAAGCAATAAAAGCACTCGTTGCGTTACAATTATCGGTTGCATTTATCTTCTTGATTTTAGGAATTACAGGCTTAGGGAGAATTATTGTTACCAAGTTACCAAACTCTTTAAAGGCAGGTATATTAATTGGAGCGGGGATTGCAGCAATTCATGGTGAGATTGTAGAAGGTGGACGGTTAGCTAATACACCAATTTCGTTAATTGTTGGTACGTTAGTCTGTTTTTATGTCATGTTCTCTAAATCCTTTCAGAACTTATATAAGAAAAACAAGATTGCAAGGATCATTGGAAATTTTGGAATTATGCCGGCCATTATTGTCGCAATCGTGATCGGTTGGACGACACGAGAATACCCTGCACCAACGGTTGAATGGGGATTTGTCGTTCCTAATCTTGCAGAGTTATGGAGCTTTACTCCTTTTGTAGTTGGTTTTCCGAGTTTAAGCATTGTCTTAATGGCAATCCCTACGGCGTTATTAGCTTATATTATTGCGTACGGTGACATTGTAGTTGGCTCTTCTTTATTTAAAAAGGCCAGTGAATATAGGAAAGATGAGAAGGTCGATTTAAGTTTGTCAAATATGCATACGCTTACATTCATTCGTAACTTTATCCATGCCTTATTCGCGCCACATCCGGGTCTAGCAGGGCCGATTTTTACAGCGGGTACAGCTTCCGTAATGGAACGGTATAAATATGGTCGAAACGCAATGGATTCAATTTATTCCGGTACAGCTTCGTTAATATTAGCTATGTTATTTGCTAATATTTTACTTCCTTTAGTTAGTCTATTTCAACCGGTTCTTCCTATCGCTTTATCGCTAACATTACTTATTACGGGGTATTTATGTATCTCGATTGGTATTGAGCAGTTAAAGAATAATACAGAACGTGGTGTCGCTGGAGTGATGGCGATTGTGCTCTTTGCGTACGGTGCGACATATGGGTTAGTTATCGGGATTATACTATATTGGATTATTCAGAAAACTCGTCTGTTTGGTAGAGAAGATGAAACTGCTGAAACGAAAGAGTTAGAGAAAATTAGTTAA
- a CDS encoding 3-hydroxyacyl-CoA dehydrogenase family protein has product MTMTIGVVGSGTMGGAIAHQAAICGFTVMLRDVEQRFLDNALARMTKLMDRQIEKGKLTEEQKQAITNRITFTTNLEDMNDCEVVIEAIIEDLEAKKAVFNQLDEILRPGAIIASNTSSMSITEIASATNRPERVAGMHFFNPPQVMKLVEVVRGYETSDDTVKELKKLSIDFNKEPIEVKKDTPGFIVNRIMIPQFIEAIRLVEEGVASPEDIDKAVTLGLNYPMGPFTLQDYAGVDIGLHVMDYFYDEFKDARFAAPLTLRNLVRAGRVGKKAGAGWYDYNK; this is encoded by the coding sequence ATGACGATGACGATTGGTGTAGTGGGATCGGGCACGATGGGCGGAGCAATTGCACATCAGGCAGCAATTTGTGGATTTACAGTTATGCTCAGAGATGTAGAACAACGTTTTTTAGATAATGCTTTAGCGCGGATGACAAAATTAATGGATCGTCAAATAGAAAAAGGGAAATTAACAGAAGAACAAAAACAAGCGATAACAAATAGAATTACGTTCACAACTAATTTAGAGGATATGAATGATTGCGAAGTTGTTATTGAGGCAATCATTGAAGATTTAGAGGCAAAAAAAGCAGTATTCAATCAGCTTGATGAAATTCTAAGACCAGGGGCGATTATTGCTTCTAACACATCTTCTATGTCTATAACCGAAATTGCATCAGCAACGAATCGACCAGAGCGTGTTGCTGGCATGCATTTTTTTAATCCTCCACAAGTAATGAAATTAGTAGAGGTTGTTCGAGGATATGAAACAAGTGATGATACGGTAAAAGAGTTAAAGAAACTTTCGATTGATTTTAATAAAGAACCGATTGAAGTTAAGAAGGATACGCCAGGATTTATTGTAAACCGAATTATGATTCCGCAATTTATTGAGGCGATAAGATTAGTGGAAGAAGGAGTAGCGAGTCCAGAAGATATTGATAAGGCTGTTACACTTGGATTGAACTATCCTATGGGGCCTTTCACGTTACAGGACTATGCTGGTGTCGATATCGGTCTTCATGTAATGGATTACTTTTATGATGAATTTAAGGATGCTAGGTTTGCTGCGCCACTTACGCTTAGAAATCTTGTAAGGGCAGGACGTGTAGGGAAGAAGGCTGGAGCAGGTTGGTACGACTATAACAAATAA
- a CDS encoding tripartite tricarboxylate transporter permease: protein MDTLLMLLNGFGEAISMQNLLAALIGAVLGIIVGSIPGLGSALGVALLLPLTFGMDPITGIIMLAAVYYGCMYGGAYSAILINIPGDSPAITTALDGYPLTKRGKSGKALFVANISSFIGGTIGIIALTFLGPVLANIGLAFGPAEVALLILLALCSVGWLLGESPAKGIAATVLGVMLATVGVDIISGQTRFTFGSENLLSGLSLIPMIIGMFGFSQILVMMTNKLNVKEERKLTLKESIPTKKEVRRIMFPSLRSGALGNFLGVLPGAGATTGGLLSYVLEKRIGKNKKEMGKGAIEGVAAAESGNNAASVGSFVPLLSLGIPGSATTAILLGGLIMWGLDPGPLLFQTNPDFVWGLISSMYIGNVISLIAGLAFIPFLMKVIKIPNSLMVPIITVVCMIGAYSVNNNMFDVWMMIIAGVIAFLLQANDYPIAPLLLAFVLTPRLEMSARQALNISNGNLEIFVSSVISIVILLLITLFIIAPPIMKLIMKRRKKNDENISL from the coding sequence ATGGATACGTTACTAATGCTCCTCAATGGTTTTGGAGAAGCTATATCGATGCAAAATCTACTAGCTGCTTTAATTGGTGCTGTTCTTGGGATTATTGTAGGATCCATTCCCGGACTTGGGTCTGCTTTAGGAGTTGCCTTGCTTCTGCCATTAACATTTGGAATGGATCCTATCACTGGTATTATTATGTTAGCGGCAGTTTATTATGGCTGTATGTATGGCGGAGCATATAGTGCCATCTTAATTAATATTCCTGGTGATTCGCCAGCTATCACGACTGCATTAGATGGATATCCATTAACGAAGAGGGGAAAATCAGGTAAGGCTTTATTTGTTGCTAATATCTCCTCGTTTATTGGTGGAACAATCGGGATTATTGCTTTAACATTCCTTGGCCCAGTATTAGCGAATATTGGTTTGGCTTTTGGCCCAGCTGAAGTTGCCTTACTCATTTTGCTAGCTCTTTGTTCAGTTGGGTGGCTTCTTGGAGAAAGTCCAGCTAAGGGAATAGCTGCGACCGTATTAGGAGTTATGTTAGCAACGGTTGGTGTTGACATTATTTCAGGTCAAACACGATTTACATTTGGTTCGGAAAATCTACTTAGTGGGCTTTCGCTTATTCCAATGATTATTGGGATGTTTGGTTTCAGTCAAATATTGGTGATGATGACGAATAAATTAAATGTAAAAGAAGAAAGAAAGCTTACCTTAAAAGAAAGCATCCCAACGAAGAAAGAAGTACGTAGAATTATGTTTCCATCTCTTCGTTCCGGTGCGTTAGGTAATTTCCTAGGTGTCCTACCGGGTGCAGGAGCGACAACGGGGGGATTGCTGTCTTATGTTCTTGAAAAAAGAATAGGGAAAAATAAGAAAGAAATGGGAAAAGGCGCAATAGAAGGTGTAGCTGCTGCTGAATCTGGAAATAACGCAGCATCTGTTGGCTCATTTGTCCCTTTACTGTCATTAGGAATTCCAGGCTCTGCGACAACAGCTATATTGCTTGGAGGGTTAATTATGTGGGGGCTTGACCCCGGCCCATTATTGTTCCAGACGAACCCTGACTTTGTTTGGGGGCTAATTTCATCTATGTACATTGGGAATGTTATTAGTTTAATTGCTGGATTAGCGTTTATCCCATTTTTAATGAAGGTTATTAAAATACCAAATTCTCTAATGGTACCGATTATCACGGTTGTTTGTATGATTGGTGCTTATAGTGTAAATAACAACATGTTTGATGTATGGATGATGATTATTGCAGGAGTTATTGCTTTTCTGTTACAAGCAAATGATTACCCGATTGCACCTTTATTATTAGCCTTTGTACTTACACCGAGATTGGAGATGTCAGCTCGCCAAGCACTTAATATTTCTAATGGGAATCTTGAAATATTCGTAAGCAGCGTTATTTCAATTGTAATTTTGTTGCTAATAACATTATTTATTATTGCACCCCCTATAATGAAATTGATTATGAAGAGGAGGAAAAAGAATGATGAAAACATTTCGTTATAA
- a CDS encoding malate dehydrogenase, translating to MQKISIIGAAGTLGASCAMNLALNSRISELCLLDINEALLDNHIMDLENAFPDKYIYRGNYEDLAGSSIVVITAGVPNRNEETSRDAYLMENVKIFKHIGANIRKYCSNAIIITASNPVDLLNYYLHKEFGFKPHQLIGYTLNDSYRFSWAINKVLNGKNQVYSPVIGEHGETQVPIFSQVRINNKEASFTVEEKKQIQEEIKTWFVKFNQLNIQRTTGWTTGVGISQLVGSLLSDQEVLTIGSVILRGEYNSQGISIGVPISVNREGVKQIIEWDLTVEENKDFCSSVEKISKNIEESFLLKEEM from the coding sequence GTGCAGAAAATATCAATTATTGGAGCTGCAGGAACATTAGGAGCGAGCTGTGCAATGAATCTAGCTTTGAATAGTAGAATTAGTGAGCTTTGTTTATTGGACATTAACGAAGCTTTGTTAGATAACCATATTATGGACCTAGAAAACGCATTTCCAGATAAATATATTTATCGGGGCAACTATGAAGATTTAGCAGGGTCATCAATTGTGGTAATTACTGCAGGGGTTCCGAATCGGAATGAGGAAACGTCTCGTGATGCTTATTTAATGGAAAATGTGAAAATATTTAAGCATATTGGAGCTAACATCCGTAAATATTGCTCTAATGCGATTATCATAACAGCATCTAATCCAGTTGATCTATTAAATTATTATCTCCACAAAGAGTTTGGTTTTAAGCCTCACCAGTTAATAGGCTACACGTTAAATGATTCTTACCGATTTAGTTGGGCTATCAACAAAGTATTGAATGGTAAAAACCAAGTATATAGTCCAGTTATAGGCGAGCACGGAGAAACCCAAGTTCCTATTTTTTCCCAAGTGAGAATTAATAATAAAGAAGCTTCATTTACTGTTGAGGAGAAAAAACAAATTCAAGAAGAGATAAAAACGTGGTTTGTAAAATTTAATCAATTAAATATACAAAGAACAACAGGATGGACGACTGGAGTAGGGATTAGTCAGCTAGTAGGTTCTCTCTTAAGTGACCAAGAGGTGTTAACGATTGGATCTGTTATACTAAGAGGGGAATATAATTCCCAGGGGATTAGTATAGGTGTACCAATTTCTGTGAACAGAGAAGGTGTGAAGCAAATTATCGAATGGGATCTTACTGTTGAAGAGAATAAGGATTTTTGTAGTTCAGTCGAGAAGATCTCAAAAAATATAGAGGAAAGCTTCTTATTAAAGGAAGAAATGTAG
- a CDS encoding ATP-binding protein, whose protein sequence is MNSLEITYFLSKLPAVVDALKDPDQGAALQQIYEEYISEINGNFFLVLIDQEGVRHTHRDPTLIGQQITGDDVEKALSGEAYISTAHGISGPTLRTFAPVVDPETNTQIGVLALGFSQEKISDLVKSHLDSILFWLLMAFTFGIVASILLAKAIKRILFNHEPEEIAKLFREKEAILESLSEGIIVINQDNNITLVNKAAKSILNLPKDIDENKIYELVEEFSIVRIINSPLQKTNIELNVNGTIILASYSPITQKNKNWGYIIAFRDISEARKLAEDLTGVNQYIDGLRAKTHEFSNKLQTLSGLIELEQYEEVLTYISTTNVQQQNLLDSLTNNISEPKILGLLLGKIQQAVEHNVQITFTPGSYLGKISPFMPVDSIALIIGNLLQNAIDAVKEKPFGEVQITLLDKKDKLIILVEDNGDGIKNSNENVIFKKGYSTKGTYGYGLFLVKHHTENILGGTLHFSQDEGTSFTIQIPKAG, encoded by the coding sequence GTGAACTCTTTAGAAATTACATATTTTCTATCGAAATTACCCGCTGTCGTTGATGCATTAAAAGATCCTGACCAAGGAGCTGCGCTTCAACAAATTTACGAAGAGTACATATCAGAAATTAATGGCAACTTTTTTTTAGTCCTCATTGATCAAGAAGGCGTACGTCATACCCATCGAGACCCCACTTTAATTGGCCAGCAAATAACTGGAGACGATGTTGAGAAAGCCCTTTCTGGCGAAGCTTATATTTCAACGGCACATGGTATTTCTGGTCCTACATTACGTACATTTGCTCCTGTAGTAGACCCAGAGACAAATACACAAATAGGTGTGCTTGCTCTTGGCTTTTCTCAAGAGAAGATAAGTGATTTGGTTAAGAGTCACCTAGACTCCATTCTATTTTGGCTTTTAATGGCTTTTACTTTTGGTATTGTTGCCTCAATTTTGTTAGCTAAGGCTATTAAAAGAATTCTTTTTAACCACGAACCCGAAGAAATAGCTAAACTTTTTAGAGAAAAAGAAGCAATCCTCGAATCTTTAAGTGAAGGTATTATTGTAATTAACCAGGATAACAACATCACTCTAGTGAATAAAGCTGCAAAGAGTATTCTAAACCTACCAAAAGATATCGATGAAAATAAGATCTATGAATTGGTAGAGGAATTCTCTATTGTTCGAATTATTAATTCTCCTCTTCAGAAAACAAACATAGAATTGAATGTAAATGGAACCATTATTTTAGCTAGCTATAGTCCCATTACACAGAAAAATAAAAACTGGGGTTATATCATTGCATTCAGAGATATTTCTGAAGCACGGAAACTCGCTGAAGACCTTACAGGAGTCAACCAATATATCGACGGACTAAGAGCAAAGACACATGAATTTTCCAATAAATTGCAAACGCTTTCAGGGTTGATCGAACTAGAACAATACGAAGAGGTGCTAACTTACATTTCTACTACCAATGTGCAACAGCAGAATCTCCTTGATTCACTAACAAATAACATTAGTGAACCTAAAATACTCGGTTTGCTGCTTGGGAAAATTCAACAAGCTGTTGAGCATAATGTACAGATTACATTCACTCCAGGAAGTTATCTTGGGAAAATTTCTCCTTTCATGCCTGTAGATAGCATAGCGCTCATTATAGGCAATCTATTACAAAATGCCATTGACGCAGTAAAAGAAAAACCTTTTGGAGAAGTTCAAATTACACTCTTAGATAAAAAGGATAAATTAATTATTCTCGTTGAAGATAACGGTGATGGAATAAAGAACAGTAATGAGAACGTTATTTTTAAAAAAGGTTACTCTACAAAAGGCACATATGGATACGGCTTATTTTTAGTGAAACATCATACCGAAAACATCTTAGGAGGAACTCTTCATTTTTCACAAGACGAGGGTACGTCTTTCACTATACAAATACCAAAAGCAGGTTAA
- a CDS encoding response regulator encodes MISTFIVEDDPMVAQINAEYLSKMTSFSLVGTSKNGKDALNQIRLLKPQLILLDVYIPDYNGIELLRKMRSENLSIDVILITAADAPEIIEEAMRLGVVDCILKPYAYVRFESSLSLYMKRQSIFHSVERVQQADLDQLYSSAQKEFVIDLPKGIDPVTLTIIRDELKKAATPYSITELSKVVNISTLTVRKYIEYMIQRNEIELDLEYSEKGRPKKLYSFKG; translated from the coding sequence TTGATTTCAACTTTTATTGTCGAAGACGACCCAATGGTTGCTCAAATAAATGCTGAATATCTAAGTAAAATGACTTCTTTTTCACTAGTCGGCACTTCCAAAAATGGAAAGGACGCACTAAATCAAATTAGACTATTAAAACCCCAACTTATTTTGTTAGATGTTTACATACCTGACTATAACGGTATCGAATTACTCAGGAAGATGCGATCAGAAAATTTAAGTATTGATGTCATTTTAATAACAGCTGCTGACGCTCCAGAGATAATTGAAGAAGCGATGCGTTTAGGAGTAGTGGACTGCATCCTCAAACCATATGCATATGTCCGATTTGAAAGTTCTTTATCTTTGTATATGAAACGTCAATCGATTTTTCATTCTGTTGAAAGAGTGCAGCAAGCTGATCTTGACCAACTTTACTCCTCCGCTCAGAAAGAGTTTGTTATTGACTTGCCAAAAGGGATTGACCCTGTCACTTTAACCATCATTAGAGATGAATTAAAGAAAGCAGCTACCCCCTATTCGATCACTGAATTAAGTAAAGTAGTCAATATCTCTACACTTACGGTTCGAAAATATATTGAATACATGATTCAACGCAATGAAATCGAACTAGATTTAGAATACTCTGAAAAGGGAAGACCTAAGAAATTATATTCTTTTAAAGGCTAA
- a CDS encoding cupin domain-containing protein, whose amino-acid sequence MNPQNVLESRYVPAEKEWKSLPYEGISMKTLYKFPEGGSTVLIKMEPNSAFPLHDHPADEEVFVLKGECRVGKYPLKEGDYLFTSKHTIHAPFTRKGCTLLARTREPLTFIKTEEK is encoded by the coding sequence ATGAATCCACAAAACGTTTTGGAGAGTCGATATGTCCCAGCTGAAAAGGAATGGAAGTCGCTTCCGTATGAGGGGATCTCTATGAAAACACTTTATAAATTCCCAGAAGGTGGAAGTACAGTTCTAATTAAAATGGAGCCTAACAGCGCCTTCCCGCTACATGATCATCCTGCTGATGAAGAAGTCTTTGTCCTTAAAGGTGAGTGCAGAGTTGGGAAGTATCCACTTAAAGAAGGCGATTATCTGTTTACTTCTAAACATACAATCCATGCGCCATTTACACGTAAAGGTTGTACCTTACTCGCAAGGACAAGAGAACCATTAACATTCATTAAAACAGAGGAAAAGTAA
- a CDS encoding AMP-binding protein: MYKKLGHLSVPQLFENALNEGPDREILFDRSSRMSYRDLWDQSISLASSLQGLGVQKGDKIAVCLPNWNEFVVIYLAVAQLGAVLVPFNTRYRMDEVEYILRNSEAKVAFFTEEFSGIRHAEQFLQAKKIVGSLEMLITVRHPDNDLLKYEQLVEAGRLSSFTPPDSNPEEDVFTILYTSGSTGAPKGAMLTHANVVKTGVMSAQEMNCTADDVFLIAVPVFHVFGMVPSIISTVASSARMVLMDQYKPKEALEIVQAEGITVKHGVPTMFILELNHSDFQNYNLSSLRTGIIAAAPCPVEIVKKIRSEMGCDIVVAYGLSETSPTLTMTKFSDPDIIRAETVGRVLPGAEVKIVNELREEVATGEVGEIACRSFGVMKGYYNMPDKTKEALDVEGWFYTGDLGTLDEQGNLRIVGRKKEMIIRGGYNIYPREIEEVFYTHPDVLEVAIVGLPDTVLGEVSCACIKIKSQALVDEQSLMDFIKLRIADYKVPDKVLIVEELPMTASGKIKKVALQEKLREELKAELR; encoded by the coding sequence ATGTATAAAAAGCTTGGTCATTTGAGTGTACCACAACTTTTTGAAAACGCTCTCAACGAGGGTCCAGATCGGGAAATTCTTTTTGATCGTTCAAGTAGAATGTCTTATAGGGATCTTTGGGATCAGTCAATTAGCTTAGCTTCATCGTTACAAGGTTTGGGGGTACAAAAAGGGGATAAAATCGCAGTTTGTTTGCCAAATTGGAATGAGTTCGTTGTTATTTATCTAGCAGTTGCTCAATTGGGAGCCGTTCTTGTACCTTTCAATACTCGTTATCGTATGGATGAAGTAGAGTATATTCTGCGTAACTCGGAAGCTAAGGTAGCTTTTTTTACAGAAGAATTCAGTGGTATTCGGCATGCTGAACAGTTCTTACAAGCGAAGAAAATAGTAGGAAGTTTGGAGATGTTAATTACAGTTCGCCATCCAGATAACGATTTATTGAAATATGAGCAATTAGTGGAAGCGGGTAGATTATCCTCTTTCACCCCTCCAGATAGTAATCCTGAAGAAGATGTATTCACTATTCTATATACTTCAGGTTCAACGGGTGCGCCGAAGGGTGCGATGCTAACCCACGCAAACGTGGTAAAAACAGGGGTAATGTCGGCACAGGAGATGAATTGTACAGCCGATGATGTATTTCTAATAGCAGTACCGGTTTTTCATGTATTTGGTATGGTTCCAAGTATAATTAGTACGGTTGCTTCTAGCGCAAGAATGGTACTGATGGACCAATACAAACCAAAAGAGGCATTAGAGATTGTCCAAGCAGAAGGAATTACGGTTAAGCACGGAGTTCCGACTATGTTTATATTAGAATTAAACCATTCTGATTTCCAAAATTACAATTTATCATCGCTTAGAACAGGGATTATCGCAGCTGCACCATGTCCTGTTGAAATCGTAAAGAAGATTCGCTCAGAGATGGGGTGCGATATCGTAGTTGCATACGGTCTTAGTGAAACATCACCAACATTGACGATGACTAAATTCTCGGACCCTGATATTATTCGTGCGGAAACGGTTGGAAGAGTGCTTCCTGGAGCGGAAGTGAAAATCGTCAACGAATTGCGTGAAGAAGTCGCTACCGGAGAAGTCGGAGAAATAGCTTGTCGTAGTTTCGGTGTTATGAAGGGTTATTATAATATGCCAGATAAGACGAAGGAAGCATTAGATGTTGAAGGTTGGTTTTATACAGGGGACTTAGGAACTCTTGATGAACAGGGTAATTTAAGAATTGTTGGCAGGAAGAAGGAAATGATTATCCGAGGTGGTTATAATATTTACCCACGTGAAATTGAAGAGGTTTTCTATACGCATCCAGATGTTCTTGAAGTCGCCATCGTAGGGTTACCGGATACCGTTTTAGGAGAAGTTTCATGTGCTTGTATCAAAATAAAATCACAAGCACTCGTTGATGAACAAAGTCTAATGGACTTTATTAAGTTAAGAATTGCAGATTATAAGGTGCCTGATAAAGTATTGATTGTCGAAGAATTACCTATGACGGCTAGCGGTAAAATTAAAAAAGTCGCACTTCAAGAAAAGCTAAGAGAAGAGCTTAAAGCAGAGTTACGCTAA
- a CDS encoding tripartite tricarboxylate transporter TctB family protein, producing MTRGTSLCLFIVALFCIHQGIVRYGFWENNMPGSGFLPVVACVILAVCSCYIFVKNGKQTIVFKKKHLYPVIGSVLLIGSIQFLGMILSILIFMIVWLVVIEKFLFSRAAIYGIATTLLIYFIFKVSLNVRLPEGIIGI from the coding sequence ATGACGAGAGGGACTTCATTATGTCTGTTCATAGTAGCGTTATTTTGTATACATCAGGGAATTGTTCGTTATGGATTCTGGGAAAATAATATGCCTGGGAGCGGCTTCCTACCAGTGGTAGCCTGTGTAATTCTAGCGGTTTGCAGTTGTTATATCTTTGTGAAAAATGGCAAACAAACGATAGTTTTTAAGAAGAAACATTTATACCCGGTTATAGGGAGTGTTTTATTAATAGGCTCAATTCAGTTTCTAGGCATGATTCTATCGATTCTTATATTTATGATTGTGTGGCTTGTAGTCATTGAAAAGTTTTTGTTTTCCCGTGCTGCTATCTATGGAATTGCTACGACTCTCTTGATTTACTTTATTTTCAAAGTTTCTCTTAATGTCCGGCTTCCAGAAGGAATAATCGGAATATAA